A single genomic interval of Sphingopyxis sp. CCNWLW2 harbors:
- the atpD gene encoding F0F1 ATP synthase subunit beta codes for MATAPAEKKAPAKKAAAPKAAAPKKAAAPKAAATGTATGRIAQVIGAVVDVQFTGQLPAILNALETDNNGNRLVLEVAQHLGENTVRTIAMDATDGLTRGQPVTDTGAQISVPVGPQTLGRILNVIGDPIDERGPVNATATAPIHAKAPEFVDQSTETSILVTGIKVIDLIAPYAKGGKIGLFGGAGVGKTVLIQELINNIAKGHGGTSVFAGVGERTREGNDLYHEFLDAGVIAKDKDGNPTPEGSKVALVFGQMNEPPGARARVALSGLTIAEYFRDQEGQDVLFFVDNIFRFTQAGSEVSALLGRIPSAVGYQPTLSTDMGALQERITSTNKGSITSVQAIYVPADDLTDPAPATSFAHLDATTTLNRAISELGIYPAVDPLDSTSRVLTAAIVGQEHYETARRVQETLQKYKSLQDIIAILGMDELSEEDKLVVARARKIQRFLSQPFHVAEVFTNIPGKFVAIEDTVKSFKAVVDGEYDHLPEAAFYMVGGIDEAVAKAAKLAEDA; via the coding sequence ATGGCTACCGCTCCCGCTGAAAAGAAGGCTCCTGCCAAGAAGGCCGCCGCGCCCAAGGCTGCTGCGCCGAAGAAGGCTGCCGCTCCCAAGGCTGCTGCCACCGGCACCGCCACGGGCCGCATCGCACAGGTCATCGGCGCCGTCGTCGACGTCCAGTTCACCGGCCAGCTCCCCGCGATTCTGAACGCGCTCGAAACCGACAACAACGGCAACCGCCTCGTTCTCGAAGTCGCACAGCACCTCGGCGAAAACACCGTCCGCACGATCGCGATGGACGCGACCGACGGCCTGACCCGCGGCCAGCCTGTCACCGACACCGGCGCGCAGATCTCGGTCCCCGTCGGCCCGCAGACGCTCGGCCGCATCCTCAACGTCATCGGCGACCCGATCGACGAGCGCGGCCCGGTCAACGCCACCGCGACCGCGCCGATCCACGCCAAGGCTCCCGAGTTCGTCGACCAGTCGACCGAAACGAGCATCCTCGTCACCGGCATCAAGGTCATCGACCTCATTGCCCCTTACGCAAAGGGCGGCAAGATCGGCCTGTTCGGCGGCGCGGGCGTCGGCAAGACCGTGCTTATTCAGGAACTGATCAACAACATCGCCAAGGGCCATGGTGGTACGTCGGTGTTCGCGGGCGTCGGTGAACGCACCCGCGAAGGCAACGATCTCTATCACGAATTCCTCGACGCTGGCGTTATCGCCAAGGACAAGGACGGCAACCCGACCCCCGAGGGTTCGAAGGTTGCTCTCGTGTTCGGCCAGATGAACGAACCCCCGGGCGCCCGTGCCCGCGTCGCGCTGTCGGGCCTGACGATCGCCGAATATTTCCGCGATCAGGAAGGCCAGGACGTGCTCTTCTTCGTCGACAACATCTTCCGCTTTACGCAGGCGGGTTCGGAAGTGTCGGCGCTGCTCGGCCGTATTCCTTCGGCCGTGGGCTACCAGCCGACGCTGTCGACCGACATGGGCGCGCTGCAGGAACGCATCACCTCGACGAACAAGGGCTCGATCACCTCGGTGCAGGCCATTTACGTTCCCGCGGATGACTTGACCGACCCGGCGCCGGCAACCTCGTTCGCCCACTTGGACGCGACGACGACGCTGAACCGCGCGATTTCGGAACTCGGCATCTATCCGGCGGTCGATCCGCTCGATTCGACCAGCCGCGTGCTGACCGCCGCGATCGTCGGGCAGGAGCATTACGAGACCGCCCGCCGCGTTCAGGAAACGCTGCAGAAGTACAAGTCGCTCCAGGACATCATCGCGATTCTCGGCATGGACGAGCTTTCGGAAGAAGATAAGCTGGTCGTCGCCCGCGCGCGCAAGATCCAGCGCTTCCTGTCGCAGCCGTTCCACGTCGCCGAAGTCTTCACCAACATCCCCGGCAAGTTCGTGGCGATCGAAGACACGGTGAAGTCGTTCAAGGCGGTGGTCGACGGCGAATATGACCATCTGCCCGAAGCAGCCTTCTACATGGTCGGCGGCATCGACGAAGCGGTCGCCAAGGCCGCGAAGCTCGCCGAAGACGCGTAA
- a CDS encoding F0F1 ATP synthase subunit gamma has translation MASLKELKGRIVSVKSTQKITKAKKMVAAAKLRKAQAAAEAARPYAERLEGVVASLASKVGGSDSAPQLLAGTGKSDTHLLVVLNSDRGLAGAFNSNIVKAARDKALELQAQGKKVIFYLIGRKGRPVIARLFAGQIVEQYETTGIRDIGFEQAHDVSAKVMELYEAGAFDVAHLFYSKFRSALLQEATGQQLIPVPAPVDVPASSGAAVEYEPDEEAILADLLPRNITIQIFKGLLENAASEQGASMTAMDNATRNAGDLINKLTIVYNRTRQAAITTELIEIIAGAEAL, from the coding sequence ATGGCTTCGTTGAAGGAACTCAAAGGGCGCATCGTCTCGGTCAAGTCGACCCAGAAGATCACCAAGGCCAAGAAGATGGTCGCCGCTGCCAAGCTCCGTAAGGCGCAGGCGGCCGCCGAAGCCGCGCGTCCTTACGCCGAGCGTCTCGAAGGCGTCGTCGCCAGCCTGGCGTCGAAGGTCGGCGGGTCGGATTCGGCACCGCAGCTGCTCGCCGGCACCGGCAAGAGCGACACGCACCTGCTCGTCGTGCTCAACAGCGACCGCGGCCTCGCCGGCGCGTTCAACTCGAACATCGTCAAGGCCGCGCGCGACAAGGCGCTTGAGCTGCAGGCGCAGGGCAAGAAGGTCATCTTCTACCTGATCGGCCGCAAGGGCCGCCCGGTGATCGCGCGCCTGTTCGCGGGCCAGATCGTCGAGCAATATGAGACGACGGGTATCCGCGACATCGGCTTCGAACAGGCGCACGACGTCTCGGCGAAGGTGATGGAGCTGTACGAAGCCGGCGCGTTCGACGTCGCGCATCTCTTCTATTCGAAGTTCCGTTCGGCGCTCCTCCAGGAAGCGACCGGCCAGCAGCTGATCCCCGTTCCCGCCCCCGTCGACGTTCCGGCGTCGAGCGGCGCCGCGGTCGAATATGAGCCCGACGAGGAAGCGATCCTCGCCGACCTGCTCCCGCGCAACATCACGATCCAGATCTTCAAGGGCCTCCTTGAAAACGCCGCGTCCGAACAGGGTGCGTCGATGACCGCGATGGACAATGCGACGCGCAACGCGGGCGACCTGATCAACAAGCTGACCATCGTTTACAACCGCACGCGTCAGGCGGCGATCACGACCGAACTCATCGAAATTATCGCGGGCGCCGAAGCGCTCTAA
- the atpA gene encoding F0F1 ATP synthase subunit alpha, giving the protein MEIRAAEISKVIKDQIANFGTEATVSEIGSVLSVGDGIARVHGLDNVQAGEMVEFANGVKGMALNLEADNVGIVIFGSDSEIKEGDTVKRTGTIVDVPVGKGLLGRVVDGLGNPIDGKGPIKADKRMRVEVKAPGIIPRTSVHEPVQTGLKALDALVPVGRGQRELIIGDRQTGKTAVAIDTFINQKQANAGTDESKKLYCIYVAVGQKRSTVAQIVRQLEENGAMEYSIVVAATASEPAPLQYLAPYAGVTMGEYFRDNGMHAVIVYDDLSKQAVAYRQMSLLLRRPPGREAYPGDVFYLHSRLLERAAKMNSDNGSGSLTALPIIETQAGDVSAYIPTNVISITDGQIFLETNLFNAGIRPAINVGLSVSRVGSAAQTKAMKKVSGSIKLELAQYREMEAFAQFGSDLDASTQKLLNRGARLTQLLKQPQFQPMPFEEQTASIFAGTNGYLDNVATTDVSRYEQAMLAYLRSDHSDVLKTIRDTKDLGDDAKKGLVAALDAFAKIFA; this is encoded by the coding sequence ATGGAAATCCGCGCCGCTGAAATCAGCAAGGTCATCAAGGACCAGATCGCCAATTTCGGCACCGAAGCAACGGTCAGCGAGATCGGCTCGGTTCTGTCGGTCGGCGACGGCATCGCCCGCGTCCACGGCCTCGACAATGTCCAGGCCGGTGAAATGGTCGAATTCGCCAACGGCGTGAAGGGCATGGCGCTCAACCTCGAAGCCGACAATGTCGGTATCGTGATCTTCGGCTCGGACAGCGAGATCAAGGAAGGCGACACCGTCAAGCGCACCGGCACGATCGTCGACGTTCCCGTCGGCAAGGGCCTGCTCGGCCGCGTCGTCGATGGCCTCGGCAATCCGATCGACGGCAAGGGTCCGATCAAGGCCGACAAGCGCATGCGCGTCGAAGTCAAGGCGCCGGGCATCATCCCGCGCACCTCGGTTCACGAACCCGTCCAGACCGGCCTCAAGGCGCTCGACGCGCTCGTCCCCGTCGGCCGCGGCCAGCGCGAACTGATCATCGGTGACCGTCAGACCGGCAAGACCGCCGTCGCGATCGACACCTTCATCAACCAGAAGCAAGCGAACGCCGGCACCGACGAATCGAAGAAGCTGTACTGCATCTACGTCGCCGTCGGCCAGAAGCGTTCGACCGTCGCGCAGATCGTCCGCCAGCTCGAAGAAAATGGCGCGATGGAATATTCGATCGTCGTCGCCGCGACCGCTTCGGAGCCCGCTCCGCTGCAGTATCTCGCACCCTATGCCGGCGTGACGATGGGCGAATATTTCCGCGACAACGGCATGCACGCCGTGATCGTTTATGACGATCTTTCGAAGCAGGCCGTCGCCTATCGCCAGATGTCGCTGCTGCTGCGCCGCCCGCCGGGCCGCGAAGCTTACCCCGGCGACGTTTTCTATCTCCACAGCCGCCTGCTCGAGCGCGCCGCGAAGATGAACAGCGACAATGGTTCGGGCTCGCTCACCGCGCTGCCGATCATCGAAACACAGGCGGGCGACGTTTCGGCGTACATCCCGACCAACGTGATTTCGATCACCGACGGCCAGATCTTCCTCGAAACCAACCTGTTCAACGCCGGTATCCGTCCCGCGATCAACGTGGGTCTGTCGGTGTCGCGCGTCGGCTCGGCCGCGCAGACCAAGGCGATGAAGAAGGTGTCGGGCTCGATCAAGCTCGAGCTCGCGCAGTATCGCGAAATGGAAGCCTTCGCGCAGTTCGGGTCGGACCTCGACGCGTCGACGCAGAAGCTGCTCAACCGCGGCGCGCGCCTGACGCAGCTCCTGAAGCAGCCGCAGTTCCAGCCGATGCCGTTCGAAGAGCAGACCGCGTCGATCTTCGCCGGCACCAACGGCTATCTCGACAATGTCGCGACGACCGATGTGTCGCGCTACGAACAGGCGATGCTCGCCTATCTGCGCAGCGACCATAGCGATGTGCTGAAGACGATCCGCGACACCAAGGACCTGGGCGACGACGCCAAAAAGGGTCTGGTCGCGGCGCTCGACGCCTTCGCCAAGATCTTCGCTTAA
- a CDS encoding F0F1 ATP synthase subunit delta translates to MENSGGIQGNITAGLAGRYAVALFDLARESNAIDAVAKSLVTLKAGLADSADLSALIASPVVGRTDAANAIAAVAKSLKLDSLTAKFLGVLAENRRLADLPKMIDAFDAIVADHRGEVTAKVTSAHPLSAAQLKELTANLKSRVGRDVTVATTVDPAILGGLVVQLGSQLIDGSIRTRLNSFAQAMKG, encoded by the coding sequence GTGGAGAATTCCGGCGGCATTCAAGGCAACATCACGGCGGGCCTCGCGGGCCGTTACGCGGTCGCTTTGTTCGATCTGGCCCGCGAATCGAACGCGATCGACGCGGTGGCGAAGAGCCTCGTGACGCTCAAGGCCGGCCTCGCCGATTCGGCAGACCTGTCGGCGCTGATCGCCAGCCCCGTCGTCGGCCGCACCGACGCCGCGAACGCCATCGCCGCGGTCGCCAAGTCGCTGAAGCTCGATTCGCTGACCGCCAAGTTCCTCGGCGTGCTCGCCGAGAATCGCCGCCTCGCCGATCTGCCGAAGATGATCGACGCGTTCGACGCGATCGTCGCCGACCACCGCGGCGAAGTGACCGCGAAGGTCACCAGCGCGCACCCGCTTTCGGCCGCGCAGCTCAAAGAGCTGACGGCGAACCTCAAATCCCGTGTCGGGCGCGACGTCACCGTCGCGACGACCGTCGATCCCGCCATCCTCGGCGGCCTCGTCGTCCAGCTGGGCAGCCAGCTGATCGACGGCAGCATCCGTACCCGTCTCAATAGCTTCGCACAGGCGATGAAAGGCTAA
- a CDS encoding dienelactone hydrolase family protein: MGEMIRMTMDDGAEIAVYHAQPDGARRGGLVLIQEIFGVTDHIREMCDEFAAEGYEVLSPALFDREHPGFESDYSGPQFQRAVQLARELHPFEQSLKDAQTCIDALKAKGPVFITGYCYGGSVAWRMAQISPDLAASSAYYGSLVPTMFKDEAPACAAIAHFGRYDDGIPMEGVEALIAKDHPTAQIFVYEAGHGFNSDRRKDYHEASADRARERTLMLFRACGG, from the coding sequence ATGGGCGAGATGATTCGGATGACGATGGACGATGGCGCCGAAATCGCGGTCTATCATGCGCAGCCCGACGGTGCGCGCCGTGGCGGTCTGGTGCTGATCCAGGAGATATTCGGGGTCACCGACCATATCCGCGAGATGTGCGACGAATTTGCGGCCGAAGGGTATGAGGTGCTGAGCCCCGCGCTCTTCGACCGCGAGCATCCGGGGTTCGAGAGCGATTATTCGGGGCCGCAGTTCCAGCGCGCGGTCCAACTCGCGCGCGAGCTTCATCCGTTCGAGCAAAGCCTGAAGGATGCGCAGACCTGCATCGACGCGCTGAAAGCGAAGGGCCCGGTCTTCATCACCGGCTATTGTTACGGCGGTTCGGTCGCCTGGCGGATGGCGCAGATCAGCCCCGATCTTGCGGCGTCGTCGGCCTATTACGGCAGCCTGGTGCCGACGATGTTCAAGGACGAGGCGCCCGCCTGCGCGGCGATCGCCCATTTCGGCCGCTATGACGACGGCATCCCGATGGAAGGCGTCGAGGCGCTGATCGCGAAGGATCACCCGACCGCGCAAATCTTTGTCTATGAGGCGGGGCATGGTTTCAACAGCGACCGGCGCAAGGATTATCACGAGGCGAGCGCAGATCGCGCGCGCGAACGCACGCTGATGCTGTTCAGGGCGTGCGGGGGGTGA
- a CDS encoding AAA family ATPase yields MRLVFIHGPAASGKLTVARELAAQTGLPLFHNHLVVDALLAVFPFGSDAFVELREKMWMDVFRAAAAEKRSLIFTFHPEASVAPDFPERVVALVEQAGGQVDFVALTCAPAIVEARLDAPSRQASGKLSSVALYRELAAKGAFTYPALPAARVAIDSGTMRPTEAAEQIRTALGLG; encoded by the coding sequence GTGAGGCTGGTCTTCATCCACGGCCCCGCGGCGTCGGGCAAGCTGACCGTCGCGCGCGAACTCGCGGCGCAGACCGGGCTGCCGCTGTTCCACAACCATCTGGTCGTCGATGCGCTGCTGGCGGTCTTTCCCTTCGGCAGCGACGCTTTTGTCGAACTGCGCGAGAAGATGTGGATGGATGTATTTCGCGCGGCTGCGGCGGAAAAGCGATCGCTGATCTTCACCTTTCATCCGGAGGCGAGCGTCGCCCCGGATTTTCCCGAGCGGGTCGTGGCGCTGGTCGAACAGGCCGGCGGGCAGGTCGATTTCGTCGCGCTGACGTGCGCGCCCGCGATTGTCGAAGCCCGCCTCGACGCGCCGTCGCGGCAGGCGAGCGGCAAATTGTCGTCGGTTGCATTGTATCGCGAACTCGCGGCGAAGGGCGCCTTTACCTATCCCGCGCTTCCCGCGGCGCGGGTCGCGATCGATTCGGGAACCATGCGCCCCACCGAAGCGGCGGAGCAGATTCGCACCGCGCTCGGCCTCGGATAG
- a CDS encoding alpha/beta hydrolase: MKLVLNLLLALAVFALVAAALLYTQQRRLIFPAPAHYPQAADGFRFVHTRTDDGLRLSAFYRPALPGKKTLLFFHGNGDNMLGAIEATRGPAAAGHGLMLVEYRGYGGNSGSPGEAGFYRDGAAAMRWLAGVGIDSRRIVVVGNSVGSGPATEMALRYDVAALMLVSGFSDLPSVVKSQVPLVPRWLVRDRFDNAAKLARVKAPVHLMHGDADTLVKPDNLERLARARPDATVVRVAGVGHELAYTAPAQAILTEWVGGLR, encoded by the coding sequence GTGAAGCTGGTCCTGAACCTGCTACTGGCGCTGGCCGTCTTCGCGCTCGTCGCGGCGGCGCTGCTCTATACGCAGCAGCGCCGGCTGATCTTTCCGGCGCCTGCCCATTATCCGCAGGCGGCCGACGGCTTCCGCTTCGTCCACACCCGCACCGACGACGGCTTGCGGCTTTCCGCTTTCTATCGCCCCGCGCTGCCGGGCAAGAAGACGCTCCTCTTTTTCCACGGCAATGGCGACAATATGCTCGGCGCGATCGAGGCGACGCGCGGCCCGGCGGCGGCGGGGCACGGGCTGATGCTTGTCGAATATCGCGGCTATGGCGGCAATTCCGGTTCGCCGGGCGAAGCGGGCTTCTATCGCGACGGCGCGGCGGCGATGCGCTGGCTCGCCGGGGTCGGGATCGATTCGCGCCGGATCGTCGTCGTCGGCAATTCGGTCGGCTCGGGCCCCGCGACCGAAATGGCGCTGCGGTACGACGTCGCGGCGCTGATGCTTGTGTCGGGATTTTCGGATTTGCCCTCGGTTGTGAAGAGCCAGGTCCCGCTCGTCCCGCGCTGGCTGGTGCGCGACCGGTTCGACAATGCGGCAAAGCTCGCCCGTGTGAAGGCGCCCGTCCATCTGATGCACGGCGACGCCGACACGCTGGTAAAGCCCGACAATCTCGAGCGGCTGGCGCGCGCACGGCCCGACGCGACGGTCGTGCGTGTCGCAGGGGTTGGGCACGAGCTGGCCTACACCGCCCCCGCTCAGGCGATTCTCACCGAATGGGTTGGCGGACTCCGCTGA
- a CDS encoding S1C family serine protease: MTRLLALLLALLALSLSLSIPAHAADDISAASRSVVRVVTVAMVDGEVVGFGHGSGIAISPTRIITNAHVVESAAKYPDNVALGVVPSEGQKSFAGKLIAIDTARDLALIEITEGRLPAAAIYTGPLDSGADVVALGYPGNVDLATARSANDYITPRTPTRSEGNMSNTQSVDGVAMLIHTAKISRGNSGGPLVDQCGRITGINTAITRADDGDSPFAFAISGRELMRFLADANQQYSSVGTPCVSMAEADARDRAAIDAEARASAEANAAKNAAARLDRELKQARAEEDALASRENRIALAGVFFVIGALAAGAGLLFYSQKNLRNAKVAGGAGAVLMLGAAILFATRPDAHAEIAEEAAVASTTETPKLAQGNFLCTIRPDRSRITVSATTDVPINIGKGGCVNGRTQYTQGADDRWQRILVPNDEATVTVASIDSTGRDYRVDRYLLDAETMTKARETRATVTLKSCTANPDELAGLAAQQDAIRSALPASPNERLVYRCQPASGAAVKPATGD, encoded by the coding sequence ATGACCCGCCTCCTCGCGCTGCTGCTCGCCCTTTTGGCCCTCTCGCTGTCATTGTCGATTCCGGCCCATGCCGCCGACGATATCAGCGCCGCGTCGCGCAGCGTCGTGCGCGTCGTCACCGTCGCGATGGTCGACGGCGAGGTCGTCGGCTTCGGCCATGGCAGCGGCATCGCGATATCGCCGACACGCATCATCACCAACGCGCATGTCGTCGAATCGGCCGCCAAATACCCCGACAATGTCGCCCTCGGCGTTGTCCCGTCCGAAGGGCAGAAGAGTTTCGCGGGCAAGCTGATCGCGATCGACACCGCGCGCGACCTTGCACTGATCGAGATTACCGAGGGCCGCCTGCCCGCCGCCGCGATCTACACCGGCCCGCTCGATTCGGGCGCCGACGTCGTCGCGCTCGGTTATCCGGGCAATGTCGACCTTGCGACCGCGCGCAGCGCCAACGACTATATCACCCCGCGCACCCCGACGCGCAGCGAGGGCAATATGTCGAACACGCAGAGCGTCGACGGGGTCGCGATGCTGATCCACACCGCGAAGATCTCGCGCGGCAATTCGGGCGGACCGCTGGTCGACCAGTGCGGCCGCATCACCGGGATCAACACCGCGATCACGCGCGCCGACGACGGCGATTCGCCCTTCGCCTTCGCCATTTCCGGGCGCGAGCTCATGCGCTTCCTCGCCGATGCGAACCAGCAATATAGCAGCGTCGGCACGCCCTGCGTCTCGATGGCCGAGGCCGATGCGCGCGACCGCGCCGCGATCGACGCCGAAGCGCGCGCGAGTGCCGAAGCGAATGCCGCGAAGAACGCTGCCGCCCGGCTCGACCGCGAATTGAAGCAGGCACGTGCCGAGGAAGACGCGCTCGCATCGCGTGAAAACCGCATCGCGCTCGCGGGCGTTTTCTTCGTGATCGGCGCGCTCGCTGCGGGCGCCGGCCTGCTTTTCTACAGCCAGAAGAATCTGCGTAACGCCAAGGTCGCGGGCGGCGCGGGCGCGGTGCTGATGCTCGGCGCCGCGATATTGTTCGCGACGCGCCCCGACGCGCACGCCGAAATCGCCGAGGAAGCGGCCGTCGCCTCGACCACCGAAACGCCCAAGCTCGCGCAGGGCAATTTCCTCTGCACGATCCGCCCTGACCGCAGCCGCATCACCGTGTCGGCGACGACCGACGTCCCCATCAACATCGGCAAGGGCGGCTGCGTCAACGGGCGCACGCAATATACGCAGGGCGCCGACGACCGCTGGCAACGCATCCTTGTGCCGAACGACGAGGCGACCGTCACGGTCGCGTCGATCGATTCGACCGGGCGCGATTACCGCGTCGACCGCTATCTGCTCGACGCCGAAACGATGACCAAGGCGCGCGAGACACGCGCGACGGTCACGCTCAAGAGCTGCACCGCCAACCCCGACGAGCTCGCGGGGCTCGCCGCGCAGCAGGACGCGATCCGCAGCGCGCTGCCCGCCAGCCCGAACGAGCGGCTCGTCTATCGCTGCCAGCCCGCTTCGGGGGCGGCGGTCAAACCGGCGACCGGCGACTGA
- a CDS encoding DUF1203 domain-containing protein: MTYAITGLAADRFAPLFAMDDSELAAINARRVTATADRGFPCRISLDDAKAGEALILLHHTSHDVETPYRSAYAIYVRPGVEAATYRDELPPVFEGRQLALRAFAADGMLQTARLAAPGEADGAIRDLFADDAIAYIDAHNAAYGCFAARIERN; this comes from the coding sequence ATGACCTATGCGATTACCGGACTCGCCGCCGATCGCTTTGCACCGCTGTTCGCGATGGACGACAGCGAACTCGCCGCGATCAACGCGCGCCGCGTCACTGCGACCGCCGACCGGGGCTTTCCGTGCCGCATCAGCCTCGACGATGCGAAGGCGGGCGAGGCGCTGATCCTGCTCCATCACACCAGCCACGATGTCGAAACGCCGTATCGCAGCGCCTATGCGATCTATGTGCGGCCGGGCGTCGAAGCGGCGACTTATCGCGACGAACTGCCGCCAGTGTTCGAGGGGCGCCAGCTCGCACTCCGCGCCTTCGCTGCCGACGGCATGCTGCAGACCGCGCGGCTCGCGGCGCCGGGCGAGGCCGATGGTGCGATCCGCGACCTGTTCGCCGACGATGCGATTGCTTATATCGATGCGCACAACGCCGCCTATGGTTGTTTTGCCGCGCGAATCGAGAGGAATTGA
- the ada gene encoding bifunctional DNA-binding transcriptional regulator/O6-methylguanine-DNA methyltransferase Ada: MDFKAMTDDERWDAVQARDKAQDGRFVTGVLTTGIYCRPSCAARHPLRQNVRFFADGDAARATGLRPCKRCLPDDVARDENAVIKAIAAIKGSEEPLALGDLAARTGYSPTHFQRVFTRHTGLSPAAYARALREERARKALSDGSRVTDAIYDAGFSGPSRFYQNMEGRMGMTASAWVNGGKDTEIHWAVVPTSLGEMLVAATTKGVCRLSFDEGREALEERFPAASLVEGGEEFEALLKQVVDAVEAPVNGFDHIPIDVKGTAFQEAVWRELRKIPAGETRSYADIAAAVGKPKAVRAAGSANGANNVAVLIPCHRVVRSDGTLGGYAYGLPIKEELLKRESF, encoded by the coding sequence ATGGACTTCAAGGCCATGACCGACGACGAGCGTTGGGACGCGGTGCAGGCGCGCGACAAGGCGCAGGACGGCCGTTTCGTCACCGGGGTGCTGACCACCGGCATCTATTGCCGGCCCAGCTGCGCCGCGCGCCATCCCTTGCGCCAGAATGTCCGCTTCTTCGCCGACGGCGATGCAGCGCGCGCCACGGGCCTCCGCCCATGCAAACGCTGCCTGCCCGACGATGTCGCGCGCGACGAAAATGCGGTGATCAAGGCGATCGCGGCGATCAAGGGCAGCGAGGAACCGCTCGCGCTCGGCGATCTTGCCGCGCGCACCGGCTATTCGCCGACGCATTTCCAGCGCGTCTTCACCCGCCACACCGGCCTGTCGCCCGCGGCCTATGCCCGTGCGCTGCGCGAAGAGCGCGCGCGCAAGGCGCTGAGCGATGGAAGCCGGGTAACCGACGCGATTTACGACGCGGGCTTTTCGGGGCCGTCGCGCTTCTACCAGAATATGGAAGGCCGCATGGGCATGACCGCGTCGGCGTGGGTGAACGGCGGCAAGGATACCGAGATTCACTGGGCGGTGGTGCCCACCAGCCTCGGCGAAATGCTCGTTGCGGCGACGACAAAGGGCGTGTGCCGCCTGAGCTTCGATGAAGGGCGCGAGGCGCTCGAGGAGCGTTTCCCCGCCGCGAGCTTGGTCGAGGGCGGCGAAGAGTTCGAAGCGCTGCTGAAACAGGTCGTCGACGCGGTCGAGGCGCCGGTGAACGGCTTCGATCATATCCCGATCGACGTGAAGGGCACCGCCTTTCAGGAAGCGGTGTGGCGCGAGCTCCGGAAAATCCCGGCGGGTGAGACGCGCAGCTATGCCGACATTGCCGCAGCGGTCGGCAAGCCCAAGGCGGTCCGCGCTGCGGGGAGCGCCAATGGCGCAAATAACGTGGCGGTGCTGATCCCGTGCCATCGTGTGGTACGCAGCGACGGAACGCTCGGCGGCTATGCTTACGGCCTGCCGATCAAGGAAGAATTGCTCAAAAGGGAGAGTTTTTAA
- a CDS encoding isocitrate lyase/PEP mutase family protein → MADKIAEFRALHVPGDPLILINIWDAGSAKAVAATGAKAIATGSWGVASAHGSSDGENFPLEAALANLAQILAVTDLPVTIDMEAGYGDDPTAVGESVALAREAGAAGINMEDRLPGQKELLAIADAAERYRAAADTGIFVNARCDLFLGQDAAKDGDALVAATLERARAYADAGAGSLFVPFLLDPKCIGAICDASPLPVNILRGKGGPTHKELAGLGVARISHGHQPWAAAMAWLAAQAAQVLGGAEPDY, encoded by the coding sequence ATGGCCGACAAAATTGCCGAGTTCCGCGCGTTGCACGTCCCCGGCGACCCGCTGATCCTGATCAACATCTGGGACGCGGGGAGCGCAAAGGCGGTCGCGGCGACGGGTGCCAAGGCGATCGCGACCGGCAGCTGGGGCGTTGCGTCGGCGCACGGATCGTCCGACGGCGAGAATTTTCCGCTCGAAGCGGCGCTCGCCAACCTCGCGCAGATTCTGGCGGTCACCGACCTGCCCGTCACGATCGATATGGAAGCGGGCTATGGCGACGATCCTACGGCGGTAGGCGAGTCGGTGGCGCTGGCGCGCGAAGCAGGTGCGGCAGGCATCAATATGGAAGACCGGCTACCCGGGCAGAAGGAACTGCTCGCGATTGCAGACGCCGCCGAACGCTATCGCGCTGCCGCCGACACGGGCATTTTCGTCAACGCGCGCTGCGACCTGTTTTTGGGGCAGGATGCTGCGAAGGACGGCGACGCGCTCGTCGCGGCGACGCTCGAACGCGCGCGCGCCTATGCCGACGCGGGCGCGGGGTCGCTGTTCGTACCCTTCCTGCTCGATCCCAAATGCATCGGCGCGATTTGCGACGCCTCGCCGCTGCCGGTAAACATCCTGCGCGGCAAGGGCGGCCCGACGCACAAGGAACTCGCGGGCCTCGGCGTTGCGCGGATCAGCCACGGGCATCAGCCTTGGGCGGCGGCGATGGCATGGCTGGCGGCGCAGGCCGCCCAAGTGCTGGGCGGCGCCGAACCTGATTATTGA